The following are from one region of the Cyclopterus lumpus isolate fCycLum1 chromosome 21, fCycLum1.pri, whole genome shotgun sequence genome:
- the klf5b gene encoding Krueppel-like factor 5 isoform X2: MDSYLSPHQQYAANSKVLCRETGALVPEPALTEDFGPPYSVNMSLLLPDVTYPHPGLNRAVRQIKTEPLHTLMQPSCQGHRAPPPLPEYPGGFGAADVANGRFFIKQEVLDYQDVPLYQLLNSDLEQLVHGSQLSSVPAAPLSLPNGRPGPAQSSAKPTGGPQCDCLPFNPHRGHQRRSTYLPPSPPNSDPPSPSGRKELLHNLSPPPSYETSVASKSTFQARRNPANPGRAPGTAPVQNPDQNSSIRSVQSPGPEAVRHSSLAPGTGPLSPVLAQLASAKYNRRNNPDLERRRIHHCDVPGCRKVYTKSSHLKAHLRTHTGEKPYQCSWEGCEWRFARSDELTRHFRKHTGVKPFQCAACNRCFSRSDHLALHMKRHQS, encoded by the exons ATGGACAGCTACCTGTCTCCTCACCAGCAGTACGCAGCCAACTCCAAAGTGCTGTGCAGGGAAACAGGGGCCCTGGTGCCGGAGCCGGCGCTCACCGAGGACTTTGGCCCCCCGTACAGCGTCAACATGAGCCTGCTCCTCCCTGACGTCACATATCCGCACCCGGGTCTCAACAGGGCCGTGAGACAGATCAAAACGGAGCCGTTGCACACCCTGATGCAGCCCAGCTGTCAGGGCCACAGAGCGCCGCCGCCGCTCCCAGAATACCCGGGTGGGTTCGGTGCAGCCGACGTAGCCAATGGTAGGTTTttcatcaaacaggaagtgctagATTACCAGGATGTGCCCCTGTATCAGCTTTTGAACTCCGACTTGGAGCAGCTTGTTCATGGGTCCCAGCTGAGCTCCGTCCCCGCGGCCCCTTTAAGTCTTCCAAACGGCCGCCCGGGCCCCGCACAGAGTTCCGCCAAACCCACAGGCGGCCCCCAGTGTGACTGTTTGCCCTTTAACCCGCACCGCGGCCATCAGCGGAGGTCGACCTATCTGCCGCCCTCCCCACCGAACTCCGACCCCCCGAGTCCGAGCGGGAGGAAGGAGCTCCTTCACAATCTGTCCCCGCCTCCCTCCTACGAAACCAGCGTCGCCTCCAAGTCAACTTTTCAGGCCCGTCGCAATCCCGCCAATCCGGGACGTGCACCTGGCACAGCGCCAGTCCAAAACCCAGACCAGAACTCCAGCATCAGATCAGTCCAAAGCCCGGGTCCCGAGGCAGTCCGGCACTCGAGCCTGGCGCCGGGCACCGGCCCACTGTCCCCGGTGCTGGCCCAGCTGGCTTCTGCTAAGTACAACAGAAGGAATAATCCGGATCTGGAGAGACGGCGTATTCACCACTGTGACGTTCCAG GGTGCAGGAAAGTATACACCAAGTCCTCTCATCTGAAAGCCCATCTGCGGACCCACACAG GAGAGAAACCGTATCAGTGCTCCTGGGAGGGATGCGAGTGGCGCTTCGCCCGCTCCGACGAGCTGACTCGCCACTTCAGGAAGCACACCGGGGTGAAGCCTTTCCAGTGCGCCGCCTGCAACCGCTGCTTCTCCCGCTCCGATCACCTGGCCCTGCACATGAAGAGACACCAGAgctga
- the klf5b gene encoding Krueppel-like factor 5 isoform X1: MAAAVRNPVWVAPGQDAQFLHRSAAPPPADEPGQVLCRTGDAVPGTSSFHDYNLFKSEMDSYLSPHQQYAANSKVLCRETGALVPEPALTEDFGPPYSVNMSLLLPDVTYPHPGLNRAVRQIKTEPLHTLMQPSCQGHRAPPPLPEYPGGFGAADVANGRFFIKQEVLDYQDVPLYQLLNSDLEQLVHGSQLSSVPAAPLSLPNGRPGPAQSSAKPTGGPQCDCLPFNPHRGHQRRSTYLPPSPPNSDPPSPSGRKELLHNLSPPPSYETSVASKSTFQARRNPANPGRAPGTAPVQNPDQNSSIRSVQSPGPEAVRHSSLAPGTGPLSPVLAQLASAKYNRRNNPDLERRRIHHCDVPGCRKVYTKSSHLKAHLRTHTGEKPYQCSWEGCEWRFARSDELTRHFRKHTGVKPFQCAACNRCFSRSDHLALHMKRHQS; encoded by the exons ATGGCCGCCGCCGTGAGGAATCCCGTTTGGGTCGCTCCGGGGCAGGACGCGCAGTTTCTCCACAGGAGCGCCGCGCCGCCGCCAGCCGACGAGCCGGGACAAGTGCTCTGTCGCACGGGGGATGCCGTCCCGGGAACTTCCTCCTTCCACGATTATAACCTG tttaaaTCGGAGATGGACAGCTACCTGTCTCCTCACCAGCAGTACGCAGCCAACTCCAAAGTGCTGTGCAGGGAAACAGGGGCCCTGGTGCCGGAGCCGGCGCTCACCGAGGACTTTGGCCCCCCGTACAGCGTCAACATGAGCCTGCTCCTCCCTGACGTCACATATCCGCACCCGGGTCTCAACAGGGCCGTGAGACAGATCAAAACGGAGCCGTTGCACACCCTGATGCAGCCCAGCTGTCAGGGCCACAGAGCGCCGCCGCCGCTCCCAGAATACCCGGGTGGGTTCGGTGCAGCCGACGTAGCCAATGGTAGGTTTttcatcaaacaggaagtgctagATTACCAGGATGTGCCCCTGTATCAGCTTTTGAACTCCGACTTGGAGCAGCTTGTTCATGGGTCCCAGCTGAGCTCCGTCCCCGCGGCCCCTTTAAGTCTTCCAAACGGCCGCCCGGGCCCCGCACAGAGTTCCGCCAAACCCACAGGCGGCCCCCAGTGTGACTGTTTGCCCTTTAACCCGCACCGCGGCCATCAGCGGAGGTCGACCTATCTGCCGCCCTCCCCACCGAACTCCGACCCCCCGAGTCCGAGCGGGAGGAAGGAGCTCCTTCACAATCTGTCCCCGCCTCCCTCCTACGAAACCAGCGTCGCCTCCAAGTCAACTTTTCAGGCCCGTCGCAATCCCGCCAATCCGGGACGTGCACCTGGCACAGCGCCAGTCCAAAACCCAGACCAGAACTCCAGCATCAGATCAGTCCAAAGCCCGGGTCCCGAGGCAGTCCGGCACTCGAGCCTGGCGCCGGGCACCGGCCCACTGTCCCCGGTGCTGGCCCAGCTGGCTTCTGCTAAGTACAACAGAAGGAATAATCCGGATCTGGAGAGACGGCGTATTCACCACTGTGACGTTCCAG GGTGCAGGAAAGTATACACCAAGTCCTCTCATCTGAAAGCCCATCTGCGGACCCACACAG GAGAGAAACCGTATCAGTGCTCCTGGGAGGGATGCGAGTGGCGCTTCGCCCGCTCCGACGAGCTGACTCGCCACTTCAGGAAGCACACCGGGGTGAAGCCTTTCCAGTGCGCCGCCTGCAACCGCTGCTTCTCCCGCTCCGATCACCTGGCCCTGCACATGAAGAGACACCAGAgctga